In a genomic window of Capsicum annuum cultivar UCD-10X-F1 unplaced genomic scaffold, UCD10Xv1.1 ctg69507, whole genome shotgun sequence:
- the LOC124894093 gene encoding uncharacterized protein LOC124894093 yields MAAFRSKNSDNYGLTVCDYSSPLYKVEEYLLAYSESINVVPLESEWRMPQELIDINIIPPLVVTKPGKKKRKCVKGMGETFKSKRKNKCSLCKRPGHKRTTCNSNKS; encoded by the coding sequence ATGGCTGCTTTCCGATCGAAGAACAGTGATAATTATGGTTTGACAGTCTGTGATTACTCTTCGCCCCTGTATAAAGTGGAAGAGTACCTCCTTGCGTATTCAGAATCAATTAATGTTGTCCCTTTGGAGTCCGAATGGCGCATGCCACAAGAATTAATAGACATCAACATTATTCCACCACTCGTGGTCACCAAGcctggaaaaaagaaaagaaaatgtgtTAAGGGCATGGGCGAGACTTTCAAGTCAAAGAGGAAGAATAAGTGTTCATTGTGCAAGAGACCCGGGCACAAAAGAACCACTTGTAACAGCAACAAATC